A genomic stretch from Neodiprion fabricii isolate iyNeoFabr1 chromosome 3, iyNeoFabr1.1, whole genome shotgun sequence includes:
- the LOC124179129 gene encoding probable multidrug resistance-associated protein lethal(2)03659 isoform X1: MDKSEKQQAQRNPREKANPFSIITFAWVLRTFALGYRRELEVTDLYAPLNEHKSNVLGDQISRIWEKEQERCCRTKKGTQPSLLRVLVRCFGPRIMMLGIIIAALEFLVRITQPLMLAGLLRYYRSDNVNGSKMSKDEAYLWAGGIILCSTLNFLVIHPCMLGIMHTGMKIRVACCSLIYRKVLKLSKSALAETTVGQIVNLLSNDVNRFDLAVYFIHYIWLGPLESVVITYLIYREVGWSAVIGMLTLLFFIPLQGYLGKKSSTFRLRIALRTDERIRLMNEIINGIQVIKMYTWEKPFSYLVEIARRKEVNAIKKNSIVLGISSSFDMYTPRLCVFVTILAYVLSGNKITTEQVFMMTAFYNVLRTAMTIAFPISMTQIAEALVSVRRLQKFMLHEEREKPAIKANGQANCEKTSNSQYAVMLKNATAKWVPDNKENTLSELNIEIKPGQFVAVIGHVGSGKTSLHHLILRELPLVSGSVEVNGKVAYASQEPWLFASSIRQNILFGRPMDKTRYESVVSVCQLKRDFTLFPYGDKTIVGERGISLSGGQRARINLARAVYSEADIYLFDDPLSAVDAHVGRHLFDECINGYLRGKTRIVATHQHQYLKHVDRIIVMNNGEVEAEGTFEELETAGLDFVKLLQEQVNVPEDNESTRKSLSRKSSIQSMRSEEINDVDPVEEAELRSTGRISAKIYLSYFKAAGSVCFVVTMFLVCILNQGFASGGDYFITYWVNTEETSVDISNGTLVFNWTTPLTRDMCIYTYSGITVATVIFTFLRTYMFVSVCMRASKTLHGNMFRCITRTTMRFFNTNTSGRILNRFSKDMGAIDELLPMSMSDVVQIGLSLLGVIVLVTMIRPLLMIPTVIILILLYVMRVIYISTSRSVKRLEGITRSPVFGHLSATLNGLTTIRAFDAEANLSKEFDNHQDLHSSAWYIFISCSRTFGYYLDFTCVLYTGLVTFSFLVLSQETFGGNVGLAITQCIGLTGMLQWGVRQTAEMENHMTSVERVLEYSTLEQEPPLESKPEHKPPEEWPTEGRIQFSNMFLRYDRAEPPVLKNLNFVIMPREKIGIVGRTGAGKSSLISALFRLAYIDGEIFIDDIPSSNLGVHDLRSKISIIPQEPVLFSGRLRENLDPFDEYSDDMLWQALEEVELKEAVNELAGGLNSKMSEGGTNFSVGQRQLVCLARAIVRNNQILVLDEATANVDPQTDVLIQKTIRKKFAGCTVLTIAHRLNTVMDSSKVLVMDAGTMVEFDHPHLLLQNRQGYLYDMVQQTGHSMAENLTKIAEKNYTSQTST, from the exons ATGGACAAGTCGGAGAAACAACAAGCGCAACGGAACCCGCGTGAAAAAGCAAATCCGTTCTCGATCATCACATTCGC ATGGGTTCTGAGGACGTTTGCTTTGGGATACCGACGAGAGCTCGAAGTAACAGACCTCTATGCGCCCCTTAATGAACACAAGAGCAACGTCCTCGGGGACCAAATATCGAGGATCTGGGAGAAGGAACAAGAAAGATGTTGTCGAACAAAGAAAGGAACTCAGCCCAGTCTGCTGCGAGTACTTGTAAGGTGCTTTGGCCCCCGGATTATGATGTTGGGGATCATAATAGCAGCCTTGGAGTTTCTCGTAAG GATAACGCAGCCGTTGATGTTAGCCGGGTTACTTCGGTATTACCGCAGTGACAATGTCAATGGGTCCAAAATGTCAAAGGACGAAGCATACTTGTGGGCCGGTGGAATAATTTTATGCTCCACCCTCAACTTCCTTGTAATTCATCCCTGCATGCTGGGAATAATGCACacgggaatgaaaataagGGTCGCCTGCTGCTCGCTCATCTACAGGAAGGTCTTAAAGCTCTCGAAATCCGCTTTGGCTGAGACGACCGTTGGGCAG ATTGTTAATCTGCTTAGCAATGATGTGAACAGATTTGATTTGGCAGTTTATTTTATCCACTACATTTGGCTGGGGCCCTTAGAGTCTGTGGTAATAACTTACCTGATTTACCGGGAAGTTGGATGGTCAGCAGTCATTGGAATGCTGACACTGCTATTCTTCATTCCGTTGCAAG GATATCTTGGGAAAAAGTCCTCTACATTCAGACTGAGAATCGCTCTTCGAACAGATGAAAGAATTCGCCTGATGAATGAAATCATCAATGGTATTcaagtaataaaaatgtacaCGTGGGAAAAGCCATTTTCTTATCTTGTCGAAATCGCAAGACG GAAAGAGGTTAacgcaataaagaaaaattcaatcgtcTTAGGAATATCATCGTCGTTCGACATGTACACACCGAGACTCTGCGTCTTTGTCACGATACTGGCTTACGTTCTTAGTGGTAATAAAATTACCACGGAACAAGTGTTCATGATGACAGCCTTTTACAACGTCCTTCGCACAGCAATGACAATTGCGTTTCCAATCA gtATGACCCAAATTGCTGAAGCGTTGGTGTCCGTCAGGcgtttgcaaaaattcatgCTGCacgaggagagagaaaaaccaGCGATCAAAGCTAATGGACAAGCCAATTGTGAGAAAACTAGTAACAGCCAATACGCTGTTATGTTGAAAAATGCTACGGCAAAATGGGTGCCAGACAACAAAGAGAACACACTTTCAGAGTTGAACATTGAGATAAAACCTGGTCAATTTGTGGCAGTTATCGGTCACGTAGGATCTGGAAAAACAAGTCTTCACCACCTAATATTACGTGAACTTCCTCTCGTTAGTGGCAGTGTTGAAGTGAACGGTAAAGTCGCTTACGCAAGTCAAGAGCCTTGGCTTTTCGCCTCTTCAATTAGACAAAACATCCTTTTTGGTCGACCCATGGATAAGACGCGCTATGAGAGTGTCGTCAGTGTTTGTCAACTAAAGAGGGATTTCACCCTATTTCCCTATGGCGATAAAACGATTGTTGGCGAACGGGGAATCAGTTTGAGCGGAGGACAGCGCGCGAGAATAAATTTGGCGAGGGCCGTTTACTCGGAGGCAGATATTTACCTCTTCGACGATCCTCTGTCGGCGGTAGACGCTCACGTGGGAAGACACTTGTTCGACGAATGCATCAATGGTTACCTCCGGGGTAAAACCAGGATAGTCGCGACACACCAGCACCAGTATCTTAAGCATGTCGATCGGATAATCGTGATGAACAATGGCGAAGTGGAAGCTGAGGGTACTTTCGAAGAGCTTGAAACTGCTGGACTAGATTTCGTTAAGCTACTGCAGGAGCAAGTCAACGTGCCAGAGGATAACGAAAGCACGCGGAAAAGCTTGAGTCGAAAATCTTCAATTCAGAGCATGAGATCCGAAGAGATAAACGACGTGGATCCCGTCGAGGAAGCGGAACTGAGATCGACTGGTCGAATATCGGCCAAAATCTACCTGTCCTACTTTAAAGCAGCTGGCAGCGTTTGTTTCGTCGTAACTATGTTCTTGGTGTGCATCCTGAACCAAGGTTTCGCTAGTGGCGGTGACTACTTTATCACATACTGGGTAAACACGGAGGAGACCTCAGTAGACATAAGCAACGGCACGTTGGTATTTAACTGGACGACACCCTTGACCAGAGACATGTGTATTTACACATACAGCGGCATTACAGTGGCCACTGTCATCTTTACTTTCTTGCGAACGTATATGTTCGTCAGTGTTTGCATGCGGGCGTCGAAAACTTTACATGGCAACATGTTCAGATGCATCACCAGGACAACAATGCGTTTCTTCAATACGAATACATCTGGACGCATTTTGAACAG GTTCTCGAAAGATATGGGTGCCATTGATGAACTTCTACCGATGAGTATGTCTGACGTTGTGCAGATTGGCCTTTCACTACTCGGTGTGATTGTCCTGGTTACAATGATAAGACCTTTGCTCATGATACCGACCGTGATTATCCTAATCCTGCTGTATGTTATGAGAGTTATCTACATCAGTACCAGCCGCAGTGTCAAACGATTAGAAGGAATAA CTCGGTCTCCAGTATTCGGACATCTGAGTGCCACTTTGAATGGATTGACTACGATTCGAGCTTTCGACGCCGAAGCCAATCTCTCAAAAGAATTCGATAACCACCAAGACTTGCACTCTTCAGCCTGGTACATCTTCATTTCATGTTCGCGAACGTTTGGATATTACCTAGACTTCACTTGCGTACTCTACACTGGCCTGGTGACATTCAGCTTCCTTGTTCTGAGCCAAGAGACTTTCGGAGGAAACGTGGGTCTGGCAATTACTCAGTGTATCGGGCTGACTGGGATGCTGCAGTGGGGCGTCCGGCAGACTGCGGAAATGGAGAACCATATGACATCCGTCGAGAGGGTTCTTGAGTACAGTACCCTTGAACAGGAACCGCCGCTTGAGAGCAAACCGGAACATAAACCTCCAGAAGAATGGCCAACCGAAGGAAGAATACAGTTCTCTAATATGTTTTTGAGATACGATAGAGCCGAGCCCCCGGTTCTAAAGAACCTGAACTTTGTAATCATGCCAAGGGAGAAGATTGGAATCGTCGGACGAACCGGTGCCGGGAAATCTTCGTTAATATCTGCATTGTTCCGACTTGCATACATTGACGGTGAAATATTCATTGACGATATACCTTCCAGTAACTTGGGAGTGCATGATCTGCGGTCCAAGATCAGCATAATTCCGCAAGAACCGGTTCTGTTCTCCGGACGGCTGCGTGAAAATCTTGATCCGTTTGATGAGTATTCCGACGATATGCTCTGGCAAGCACTGGAGGAAGTAGAACTCAAGGAAGCCGTAAACGAATTGGCGGGTGGTTtgaattcgaaaatgtctGAGGGGGGTACTAATTTCAGTGTCGGGCAACGACAATTGGTCTGTCTTGCTCGTGCCATTGTTAGAAACAACCAAATATTGGTACTTGATGAAGCTACAGCCAATGTAGATCCTCAGACTGATGTGCTGATTCAAAAAACTATTCGAAAGAAGTTTGCTGGCTGTACCGTTCTCACTATAGCCCACCGACTCAACACCGTTATGGACAGCAGCAAAGTGCTTGTTATGGATGCCGGTACCATGGTG GAGTTTGATCATCCTCATTTATTGCTTCAAAATCGACAAGGATACTTGTACGACATGGTGCAGCAAACCGGACATTCAATGGCGGAAAATCTTACAAAAATAGCAGAAAAG AACTACACTAGCCAAACGTCGACTTGA
- the LOC124179129 gene encoding probable multidrug resistance-associated protein lethal(2)03659 isoform X2, producing the protein MDKSEKQQAQRNPREKANPFSIITFAWVLRTFALGYRRELEVTDLYAPLNEHKSNVLGDQISRIWEKEQERCCRTKKGTQPSLLRVLVRCFGPRIMMLGIIIAALEFLVRITQPLMLAGLLRYYRSDNVNGSKMSKDEAYLWAGGIILCSTLNFLVIHPCMLGIMHTGMKIRVACCSLIYRKVLKLSKSALAETTVGQIVNLLSNDVNRFDLAVYFIHYIWLGPLESVVITYLIYREVGWSAVIGMLTLLFFIPLQGYLGKKSSTFRLRIALRTDERIRLMNEIINGIQVIKMYTWEKPFSYLVEIARRKEVNAIKKNSIVLGISSSFDMYTPRLCVFVTILAYVLSGNKITTEQVFMMTAFYNVLRTAMTIAFPISMTQIAEALVSVRRLQKFMLHEEREKPAIKANGQANCEKTSNSQYAVMLKNATAKWVPDNKENTLSELNIEIKPGQFVAVIGHVGSGKTSLHHLILRELPLVSGSVEVNGKVAYASQEPWLFASSIRQNILFGRPMDKTRYESVVSVCQLKRDFTLFPYGDKTIVGERGISLSGGQRARINLARAVYSEADIYLFDDPLSAVDAHVGRHLFDECINGYLRGKTRIVATHQHQYLKHVDRIIVMNNGEVEAEGTFEELETAGLDFVKLLQEQVNVPEDNESTRKSLSRKSSIQSMRSEEINDVDPVEEAELRSTGRISAKIYLSYFKAAGSVCFVVTMFLVCILNQGFASGGDYFITYWVNTEETSVDISNGTLVFNWTTPLTRDMCIYTYSGITVATVIFTFLRTYMFVSVCMRASKTLHGNMFRCITRTTMRFFNTNTSGRILNRFSKDMGAIDELLPMSMSDVVQIGLSLLGVIVLVTMIRPLLMIPTVIILILLYVMRVIYISTSRSVKRLEGITRSPVFGHLSATLNGLTTIRAFDAEANLSKEFDNHQDLHSSAWYIFISCSRTFGYYLDFTCVLYTGLVTFSFLVLSQETFGGNVGLAITQCIGLTGMLQWGVRQTAEMENHMTSVERVLEYSTLEQEPPLESKPEHKPPEEWPTEGRIQFSNMFLRYDRAEPPVLKNLNFVIMPREKIGIVGRTGAGKSSLISALFRLAYIDGEIFIDDIPSSNLGVHDLRSKISIIPQEPVLFSGRLRENLDPFDEYSDDMLWQALEEVELKEAVNELAGGLNSKMSEGGTNFSVGQRQLVCLARAIVRNNQILVLDEATANVDPQTDVLIQKTIRKKFAGCTVLTIAHRLNTVMDSSKVLVMDAGTMVKEHVTDAVWEPRQRGDGKGRIRGCRV; encoded by the exons ATGGACAAGTCGGAGAAACAACAAGCGCAACGGAACCCGCGTGAAAAAGCAAATCCGTTCTCGATCATCACATTCGC ATGGGTTCTGAGGACGTTTGCTTTGGGATACCGACGAGAGCTCGAAGTAACAGACCTCTATGCGCCCCTTAATGAACACAAGAGCAACGTCCTCGGGGACCAAATATCGAGGATCTGGGAGAAGGAACAAGAAAGATGTTGTCGAACAAAGAAAGGAACTCAGCCCAGTCTGCTGCGAGTACTTGTAAGGTGCTTTGGCCCCCGGATTATGATGTTGGGGATCATAATAGCAGCCTTGGAGTTTCTCGTAAG GATAACGCAGCCGTTGATGTTAGCCGGGTTACTTCGGTATTACCGCAGTGACAATGTCAATGGGTCCAAAATGTCAAAGGACGAAGCATACTTGTGGGCCGGTGGAATAATTTTATGCTCCACCCTCAACTTCCTTGTAATTCATCCCTGCATGCTGGGAATAATGCACacgggaatgaaaataagGGTCGCCTGCTGCTCGCTCATCTACAGGAAGGTCTTAAAGCTCTCGAAATCCGCTTTGGCTGAGACGACCGTTGGGCAG ATTGTTAATCTGCTTAGCAATGATGTGAACAGATTTGATTTGGCAGTTTATTTTATCCACTACATTTGGCTGGGGCCCTTAGAGTCTGTGGTAATAACTTACCTGATTTACCGGGAAGTTGGATGGTCAGCAGTCATTGGAATGCTGACACTGCTATTCTTCATTCCGTTGCAAG GATATCTTGGGAAAAAGTCCTCTACATTCAGACTGAGAATCGCTCTTCGAACAGATGAAAGAATTCGCCTGATGAATGAAATCATCAATGGTATTcaagtaataaaaatgtacaCGTGGGAAAAGCCATTTTCTTATCTTGTCGAAATCGCAAGACG GAAAGAGGTTAacgcaataaagaaaaattcaatcgtcTTAGGAATATCATCGTCGTTCGACATGTACACACCGAGACTCTGCGTCTTTGTCACGATACTGGCTTACGTTCTTAGTGGTAATAAAATTACCACGGAACAAGTGTTCATGATGACAGCCTTTTACAACGTCCTTCGCACAGCAATGACAATTGCGTTTCCAATCA gtATGACCCAAATTGCTGAAGCGTTGGTGTCCGTCAGGcgtttgcaaaaattcatgCTGCacgaggagagagaaaaaccaGCGATCAAAGCTAATGGACAAGCCAATTGTGAGAAAACTAGTAACAGCCAATACGCTGTTATGTTGAAAAATGCTACGGCAAAATGGGTGCCAGACAACAAAGAGAACACACTTTCAGAGTTGAACATTGAGATAAAACCTGGTCAATTTGTGGCAGTTATCGGTCACGTAGGATCTGGAAAAACAAGTCTTCACCACCTAATATTACGTGAACTTCCTCTCGTTAGTGGCAGTGTTGAAGTGAACGGTAAAGTCGCTTACGCAAGTCAAGAGCCTTGGCTTTTCGCCTCTTCAATTAGACAAAACATCCTTTTTGGTCGACCCATGGATAAGACGCGCTATGAGAGTGTCGTCAGTGTTTGTCAACTAAAGAGGGATTTCACCCTATTTCCCTATGGCGATAAAACGATTGTTGGCGAACGGGGAATCAGTTTGAGCGGAGGACAGCGCGCGAGAATAAATTTGGCGAGGGCCGTTTACTCGGAGGCAGATATTTACCTCTTCGACGATCCTCTGTCGGCGGTAGACGCTCACGTGGGAAGACACTTGTTCGACGAATGCATCAATGGTTACCTCCGGGGTAAAACCAGGATAGTCGCGACACACCAGCACCAGTATCTTAAGCATGTCGATCGGATAATCGTGATGAACAATGGCGAAGTGGAAGCTGAGGGTACTTTCGAAGAGCTTGAAACTGCTGGACTAGATTTCGTTAAGCTACTGCAGGAGCAAGTCAACGTGCCAGAGGATAACGAAAGCACGCGGAAAAGCTTGAGTCGAAAATCTTCAATTCAGAGCATGAGATCCGAAGAGATAAACGACGTGGATCCCGTCGAGGAAGCGGAACTGAGATCGACTGGTCGAATATCGGCCAAAATCTACCTGTCCTACTTTAAAGCAGCTGGCAGCGTTTGTTTCGTCGTAACTATGTTCTTGGTGTGCATCCTGAACCAAGGTTTCGCTAGTGGCGGTGACTACTTTATCACATACTGGGTAAACACGGAGGAGACCTCAGTAGACATAAGCAACGGCACGTTGGTATTTAACTGGACGACACCCTTGACCAGAGACATGTGTATTTACACATACAGCGGCATTACAGTGGCCACTGTCATCTTTACTTTCTTGCGAACGTATATGTTCGTCAGTGTTTGCATGCGGGCGTCGAAAACTTTACATGGCAACATGTTCAGATGCATCACCAGGACAACAATGCGTTTCTTCAATACGAATACATCTGGACGCATTTTGAACAG GTTCTCGAAAGATATGGGTGCCATTGATGAACTTCTACCGATGAGTATGTCTGACGTTGTGCAGATTGGCCTTTCACTACTCGGTGTGATTGTCCTGGTTACAATGATAAGACCTTTGCTCATGATACCGACCGTGATTATCCTAATCCTGCTGTATGTTATGAGAGTTATCTACATCAGTACCAGCCGCAGTGTCAAACGATTAGAAGGAATAA CTCGGTCTCCAGTATTCGGACATCTGAGTGCCACTTTGAATGGATTGACTACGATTCGAGCTTTCGACGCCGAAGCCAATCTCTCAAAAGAATTCGATAACCACCAAGACTTGCACTCTTCAGCCTGGTACATCTTCATTTCATGTTCGCGAACGTTTGGATATTACCTAGACTTCACTTGCGTACTCTACACTGGCCTGGTGACATTCAGCTTCCTTGTTCTGAGCCAAGAGACTTTCGGAGGAAACGTGGGTCTGGCAATTACTCAGTGTATCGGGCTGACTGGGATGCTGCAGTGGGGCGTCCGGCAGACTGCGGAAATGGAGAACCATATGACATCCGTCGAGAGGGTTCTTGAGTACAGTACCCTTGAACAGGAACCGCCGCTTGAGAGCAAACCGGAACATAAACCTCCAGAAGAATGGCCAACCGAAGGAAGAATACAGTTCTCTAATATGTTTTTGAGATACGATAGAGCCGAGCCCCCGGTTCTAAAGAACCTGAACTTTGTAATCATGCCAAGGGAGAAGATTGGAATCGTCGGACGAACCGGTGCCGGGAAATCTTCGTTAATATCTGCATTGTTCCGACTTGCATACATTGACGGTGAAATATTCATTGACGATATACCTTCCAGTAACTTGGGAGTGCATGATCTGCGGTCCAAGATCAGCATAATTCCGCAAGAACCGGTTCTGTTCTCCGGACGGCTGCGTGAAAATCTTGATCCGTTTGATGAGTATTCCGACGATATGCTCTGGCAAGCACTGGAGGAAGTAGAACTCAAGGAAGCCGTAAACGAATTGGCGGGTGGTTtgaattcgaaaatgtctGAGGGGGGTACTAATTTCAGTGTCGGGCAACGACAATTGGTCTGTCTTGCTCGTGCCATTGTTAGAAACAACCAAATATTGGTACTTGATGAAGCTACAGCCAATGTAGATCCTCAGACTGATGTGCTGATTCAAAAAACTATTCGAAAGAAGTTTGCTGGCTGTACCGTTCTCACTATAGCCCACCGACTCAACACCGTTATGGACAGCAGCAAAGTGCTTGTTATGGATGCCGGTACCATGGTG AAGGAGCATGTTACTGATGCGGTATGGGAACCCAGGcagcgaggtgatggtaaggGGAGGATTCGAGGATGCAGGGTATAA